GTCCGCGCCCGCCATGACCTGACCAGACCCACCACGCACCGGATCGCGACCCGTCTCCCGCCACGCTCCAAAATTCCCGGTACGCCCGCCCAGCACGCCGCCCGCCCAGCTCCGGGGTCCGTACCGTGATCGGTGTTTCCGGCTCTTCGATCAGTAGGTTTCGGCGGCCGGCCAGCGGTCACCGAAGGTGATGACGAAGGCGTTCAGCACGGGCTTCCAGCGCATCGTCCATCGGGCGCGGCCGGTTCCTGTCGGGTCCAGGCTGCGGGTCACAAGGTACAGGCACTTCAGCGCGGCTTGCTCGCTTGGGAAGTGTCCCCGAGCGCGCACGGCCCGCCGATAGCGGGCGTTCAACGACTCGATCGCATTAGTAGAACAAATCACCTTCCTGATCTCGACGTCGTAGTCGAGGAAAGGAATGAACTCGTTCCAGGCGTTACGCCACAGCCGGACCATCGCCCGATATTTGGTGCCCCATTTTTCTTCCAGGTCGTCCAGGGCGGCCGCCGCCGCATCCGCGTTGACGGCGGTGTAGATCGGCCGGATGTCTCGCTTGATCGCGTCCGAGTCGGCTCGGGACGTCAAGCGGAACGTATTCCTGATCAAGTGAATGATGCAGGTTTGCACGATGGCCTGCGGCCAGACCGCCTCGACGCTGTCCGGCAATCCTTTCAACCCGTCGCAGACGACGAAGAACACATCGGCCACGCCACGGTTCTTCAGGTCGACCAGCACGCTGAGCCAGAACTTGGCACCCTCACCACCGGCGCCGGCCCACAGGCCCAGGACGTCCTTGCGGCCATCCACGGTGACACCGATGGCCGCGTAGATGGGCCGGTTCGCGACTTGACCGTCGCGGACCTTGATGACGATGGCGTCGATGAACACGGCCGCGTACACCCGGTCGAGGGGCCGTGATGACCATTCGGTCATCTCCGCGACGACTTTGTCGGTGATCCGCGAGACGGTCTCTTTCGACACCGACGCCCCGTAGATCTCGGCGAAATGCGCGGAGATCTCTCCGGTCGTCATCCCTTTCGCATACAACGACAGCACGATTTCGTCGACTTCGGTCAGCCGCCGCTGCCGTTTCTTGACGATCTGCGGCTCGAAGGTTCCTTCCCGATCCCGGGGAACATCAATCTGAACTTCGCCGGCGGCATCGGAGATAACCGTCTTACCGCGGCTGCCGTTGCGCACATTAGTTGATTCGCGTCCCGGCTCGGCCTGGTTCTTCTCGTGGCCGAGATGCTCGGTCATCTCCTCGTTCAGCGCGGTCTCGAGCACGTTCTTGGTGAACAGCTTCAGCAACCCGTTCGGGCCGGTCAGTTCCAGCCCGCGAGCCTTGGCCTCGGCCACCATCGCCGCCGCGGCGGCCTGCTCCGGCGACAGCTGCCGCCCGTCACCCTCGGTCTTCTTCCGTGGACTCACAACGTTCGATGTCATCACTCACGGTGCCCATCCCGCCGGACCTCAGCCCGGCGTGTCGGGCCGGAAACACCGCTCCTGGCACAGTCCCCAGCTCCGCCCCGGCATACAACCGTGAGTGCCAGCCGGCGTCTTCCGGCTGGTCGTGGTGGTGCTGTCCGGGCCAGGGAGACAACCGTGAGTGCCAGCCGGCGTCTGCCGGCTGGTCGTGGTGGTGCTGTCCGGGCCCGGGAGACAACCGTGAGTGCCAGCCGGCGTCTGCCGGCTGGTCGTGGTGGTGCTGTCCGGGCCCGGGAGACAACCGTGAGTGCCAGCCGGCGTCTGCCGGCTGGTCGTGGTGGTGCTGTCCGGGCCAGGGAGACAACCGTGAGTGCCAGCCGGCGTCTGTCGGCTGGTTGTGGTGGTGCTCTCCGGGCCCGGGAGGCAACCGTGAGTGCCAGCCCGCGTCTGTCGGCTGGTCGTGGTGGTGCTGTCCGGGCCCGGGAGACAACCGTGAGCGCCAGCCGGCGTCTCGCGGCTGGTTGTGGTGGTGCTGTCCGGGGTCGGGAGGCAACCGTGAGCGCCAGCCCGCGTCTGCCGGCTGGTCGTGGTGGTGCTCTCCGGGCCCGGGAGACAACCGTGAGCGCCAGCCCGCGTCTGCCGGCTGGTTGTGGTGGTGCTCTCCGGGCTCGGGATAGGACCGTGAGTGCCAGCCGGCGTCCTCACCGGCCGGGCGATCCTCTGCGGACCGCGGTGCCAGGCGATGACGCCGGAGGAGCCGCGGTGGCACGCCGTGACGCGGCGGGGCGCGGTCACGGACCGGCCGGGCCGTCAGGCGGTGGCGCGGACGAACGCGTAGCGCCCGATGACCGGCCGCTCCCCGTGGCCGTTCTCGGTCACCGCGGTGAGGCCGGCCTCCCGCATCAGGTCCGCGATCCGGTCCGGCGTGTGACCGGCCAGCCGCGGGTGCCGATGCCGCTTCGACCCCTGGTGCGGTGTTCCGTCCGCGTCCACCACATGCACCTCGCCGCCGGGACGCAACACCCGCCCGACCTCCCGCAACGCCGCGACCTGCTGATCGGTGTCCAGATGGTGCAGCATGTACGAGGAGAGCACCCGGTCCACGCTGTCGTCCGGCAACGGGAGCCGATCGGCGTACGCCAGCTGGAATGTGATTTCGAGGCCGCGTCGCGCGGCTTTGCGGCGGGCCTTGCGCAGCGCTGCCGGATCCGGGTCGATGCCGATCAACTTGGCGTCCGGTACCCGCCGGCCGAGCTGTAACAGCACGTCACCGGGCCCGCAGCCGATCTCCAGCACGGTCTGGCCGGGCCGCACGCCGGCCCGGTCCAGCAACTCGCCGTGCACCCGGGAGAGCCGGGTGGCCCGCGCGAACGGGTCGTAGAGGAACAGCATCCAGTGGCGGCCCATGGCCGGGATGTACGGCCGGGCGGTTTCGGTCATGACGGCTCCCACTCTGGTGATCGGACGAAACTCGGTCGTACTCTCAGCGTCGTGCAGAAGGGGAGCAGCGGCATCGCCGGATCTGTGGCGGGGATGGGACATTCCTCGGATCCGCCTCCGCATGCCCGGCCGACCCGGATGAGCCGGCGGACGACCGGCGGTGTGCCGGTCGCGGTCTTCCTGCGCGCCCCCGGTAGCCCGCCGGTCGCCGTGACCCGCCTGCCCGACCAGCCGCTGATCCCGAGCACGCTGCCCGGCCCGCACACGCACACGCACGACTTCCTGGTGCTGTTCTACGCCCACCGTGCCGACGGCGCCTTCCTGCTCGACGACCGGAAGTGGTCAGTGACCGACGGCGACCTGTTCGTCATCGCGCCCGGCCAGGTGCTGTCCTTCCCGGCGCCGGCCGGGGAGATCGTCAAGGAGGGCTGGGCGATCTTCTTCCCGGCCGACGTGGTCCGGGCCGAGGCGTCCTCGTCGTGGCGGGCGCACCCGCTGCTGTTCCCGTTCGCCCGCGGCGCCGACCGGGCGCAGCGCCTGCACATCCCGCTCGCCGAGCGGCCCGGATGGCTGGCCCGGATCGCCGCGCTCGACGCCGAGCTGCGGGAACGCCGCACCGGATATCCGGAGGCGGCACTCGCCCACCTGACGTTGCTACTGGTCGAGGTCGCCCGGCAGGCAGGCGAACTGCGCTCGGCGGACGAGCCGCTGCTCGCCGCGGTCTTCGACGTGATCGAGCGGCGGTTCGCCGAGCCGATCTCGCTGGCCGACGTGGCGGCCGACCTCGCGCTCACCCCGGGGCATCTGACCACGCTGGTGCGCCGCAAGACCGGGCGCACCGTCCAGCAGTGGCTGACCGAGCGGCGCATGCAGCAGGCCCGCCTCCTGCTGACCGATACTGACCTGACGGTCGCGGCGATCGGCCACCGGGTCGGTTACCCGGACGTCAGCTATTTCATCAGGCGCTTCCGGGCCGCCCACGAGGTCACCCCGGCGCGGTGGCGTCAGAACGCCTCGCCGGTCACCCCACGGTAACCGCGCAACTGATACTTGTCGGCCAACTCGGCTATCGCCTCGACGCGGTCCAGCATCTCCGGCGGCAGGGTGAGCAGAACGTACTTCGCTCCGTCGGCCGGGTCGTCGATCACGTCCTGCTCGATCGGCTCCAGCACGTCGGCCAGGTCGGGCCAGCGCTTGAGCAGCTCGCCACGGAACGCGGTGACGTCCGGGTGCGGCTCGAGCCCGTTGGCGTACCCGTCGGACAGACTGTCGTACGTGTCCTCGGGATCGCGGACGGCGGTCTTCCAGAACGCGAAGTCACTGCTCACCGCCTCAGATTGCCACGAAGCCGGATGGTTCGCAGGACGGGCCGGCCCGGAGCCGGTGCGGGCGGTCCGAAGCGGTCATGCCGGCGTGCCCGGGTGGGACGGACGGCGGTGGCGCCGGCCGCCGCCGGGTCAGGCGGTGGCGAGCCGCGCGTCCTGTTCGATCTCCTCCGGGTCGGCCTTGAGATCGCGGGTGGTGACCTTCTCGGCCTGCAGCATGGCGTGCTCCACCTTGGTGCCCATGTCCGCGACCGCCACCACGACCAGCCCGGCCTGCCCGGCGTCCAGGTATTCGCCGAGCTCCTTGAGGTCGTGCCGGCTCATCCCACCGGCGGCGTGGCCGGCCAGCGCGCCGATCAGCGCACCACCGCCGGTGCTCGCCGCGAGCAGGCCGCCGCCCAGCCCGGCGATCGGGAACAGCGCCACCACCAGCCCGGTGGCCAGGCCGACGCTGCCGCCCAGGACACCACCGGCGCGGGTGGGCGTCTCGTGCTTCTTGACGATCTTCGTCTTGCCGCCCGCGCGCCGCTCCAGCACCGCCGCGTCGTAGGCGTCGATCAGGCCCGCGTCCCGATGCAGCGCCTTGACCGCGTCGTAGTCGCTGAGCGCCGCATCCACCGTCGGGTACACACCCACATAGACCAGAAACGTGTCGATAGCCATGTCCCGAACGCTGACGCAACGGACCGGGCCGCGCCTCATCCCGGCGGGATGGCCGCTCCCGGTCCGCTCGCTCCGGGGTCACCCCGTTTCCGGTACGCCCATCGCGTCACCCGTCAGATGGCCTGGCCGGAGATGAACGGGAGCCAGCCCGCATACCACCCGGACAGCAGCGCCAGCAGGCCGAGCACGATGATCCGATCCCGGGTGGCGGCGCGGGCCAGCAGCATCGCCGGGATCAGCAGCACCGGGAACGCCGGCATCAGGTGCCGGCCGATCATCGAGATGTGCGTGCTCGTGCCGGTCGCCAGGACCAGCATCGCGGCCGCGAAGACGGTCAGCTGCCAGGGCACCCGTGGCACCAGCAGCACGAGCAGCACCACGAAGGCGGCCAGCATGACGAGCGACAGCACCCGGATCGGCTTGGCCGCGTTGTCGTCGTCGACGCCGAACAGGATGTCGCTGACCATGCCCCAGGTGTTCTCGCCGTTGTCCCAGCGCGCGCCGAACGTGTTGTGGTGCAGGTCGGTGTATCGGGAGAAGCCGCCGAGGCGGGCGGCGGCGAAGGCGAAGTAGGCGAGCAGGCCGGCCGGGGCGAGCAGCATCGCGGCGTACGGCCGCCAGCCGCCGCGCCGGCTGATCGCGGCGACCAGCGCGGCCAGGCCGACGGTACCGATCAGCGCGGCGGCGGTGGGCCGGCTGAGACCGCTGACAGCGGCGAGTGCCCCGGCGAGCAGCCAGCGCTCGGTGAGCACGGCGTAGAGCGCCCAGGCCGCCAGGGCGGTGAAGAGCGATTCGGTGTACGCGCCGTTCTGCGTCATGGCGGCCGGCGCGATCGCCCACACCGCGGCCAGCATGACGCCGACCCGGTGACCGCCGACGTGCCGGCCGACCGCGTAGAGGCCCCAGGCCGCGGCGACGGCCGAGAGGAACGAGACGATCAGGCAGGCGGCGACCGGCGACACGAACGGCAGGAACGTCAGCGGGCGGGCCAGCCACGGGTAGAGCGGGAAGAACGCCAGCCGCAGCTCGTACGGCACGCCGTCGGCGTCGACAGCACCGACCGGCCCGCCGAGGCCGCCACCGGCGATCTTCACGTACCAGCGCCCGTCCCAGGAGACCAGCGCGTCCATGATCGAGGTGAAGCTGCGCCACTGGTTGCCGATCGACCCGTCCGGGTAGACCTGCCGCCCCGGCGCCCGCGCGTGCGCGTAGCTGGCCAGCACGTACATGACCTCGAGGCTGAGCGCCCGCAGCATCAGGTAGACCCCGATCGCGGATGCCGCGAGCCGCAGCCCCGGCAGCGTCCGCGGAGTGCCGGCGGACTCCGGGCTCTCCTTCACCGGTGTGTCACCCTCCGCCCGGACCGAGACGACCTCGGACATCGCCACACACCCCTCTGGCCCCCGCGCCGCTCACCCGCCACCGGCACACCCGATCCCGGCGACGACCCGATCCGGGCACCGCCCGTGGGAGCGCTCCCGGCAGTCGGCCGTCAATCGACTGACATCGTTGCCGGAGCGTATCGCATCCGCCGGCGCGCCATCACGGCGCGCCGCACGGTAACGCGCGGACGGCTCGCCGTTCAAGCAGCTGAGCCCGCCGGTCCGACGACGAGTCCGCCGGTCCGACGACGAGTCCGCCGGTCCGACGACGAGTCCGCCGGTCCGACGACGAGCCCGCACGCCCGGCCCGCCGTCCCCGCCGCGCCCCGGAGCCTCACCGGAAGCCGAGCAGACAGCTGGCCGCGGCCAGGGCACCGGCCCCGGTGAAAGCGGCCTAGAAGTCGTCGAGGGACGGGGACTCGCCGGCGTCGTGGGCGGCCAGCAGGGCCGCGAAGCGGTCCGACGGCATGATGCGCAGGCCCAGCTTCTCGGCCTTGGTGGCCTTCGAGCCGGCGCCGTCGCCGACCACCACCAGGTCGGTGCGCTGGGAGACGGAACCCGACGACCTGCCGCCCAGGCGCTCGACGGCCTCGTTGCCCTCGTTGCGGGTCAGGCCGGGGACCGAGCCGGTGACCACCACCGTCATCGGGGTGCCGTCCGCTCCGCACAGCGGGAGGCGCACGCCCTCGGCCGGGGCGGCGCGTTCCGCGAACGGCGTCACGCCGGGCTCGACCATGGTGATGCCGCGGTCGGTGAGCTTGGCGATCACCGGGGCCAGGTCGGCCAGCTCGGCGGCGATCGTCGCGGCGCGTTCCGGGCCGACCGCCTCGACCTCCTGCAACTGCTCGACGGTGGCCGCCTG
This window of the Actinoplanes oblitus genome carries:
- a CDS encoding IS256 family transposase, encoding MTSNVVSPRKKTEGDGRQLSPEQAAAAAMVAEAKARGLELTGPNGLLKLFTKNVLETALNEEMTEHLGHEKNQAEPGRESTNVRNGSRGKTVISDAAGEVQIDVPRDREGTFEPQIVKKRQRRLTEVDEIVLSLYAKGMTTGEISAHFAEIYGASVSKETVSRITDKVVAEMTEWSSRPLDRVYAAVFIDAIVIKVRDGQVANRPIYAAIGVTVDGRKDVLGLWAGAGGEGAKFWLSVLVDLKNRGVADVFFVVCDGLKGLPDSVEAVWPQAIVQTCIIHLIRNTFRLTSRADSDAIKRDIRPIYTAVNADAAAAALDDLEEKWGTKYRAMVRLWRNAWNEFIPFLDYDVEIRKVICSTNAIESLNARYRRAVRARGHFPSEQAALKCLYLVTRSLDPTGTGRARWTMRWKPVLNAFVITFGDRWPAAETY
- a CDS encoding class I SAM-dependent methyltransferase, with product MTETARPYIPAMGRHWMLFLYDPFARATRLSRVHGELLDRAGVRPGQTVLEIGCGPGDVLLQLGRRVPDAKLIGIDPDPAALRKARRKAARRGLEITFQLAYADRLPLPDDSVDRVLSSYMLHHLDTDQQVAALREVGRVLRPGGEVHVVDADGTPHQGSKRHRHPRLAGHTPDRIADLMREAGLTAVTENGHGERPVIGRYAFVRATA
- a CDS encoding AraC family transcriptional regulator gives rise to the protein MPVAVFLRAPGSPPVAVTRLPDQPLIPSTLPGPHTHTHDFLVLFYAHRADGAFLLDDRKWSVTDGDLFVIAPGQVLSFPAPAGEIVKEGWAIFFPADVVRAEASSSWRAHPLLFPFARGADRAQRLHIPLAERPGWLARIAALDAELRERRTGYPEAALAHLTLLLVEVARQAGELRSADEPLLAAVFDVIERRFAEPISLADVAADLALTPGHLTTLVRRKTGRTVQQWLTERRMQQARLLLTDTDLTVAAIGHRVGYPDVSYFIRRFRAAHEVTPARWRQNASPVTPR
- a CDS encoding DUF1269 domain-containing protein, translated to MAIDTFLVYVGVYPTVDAALSDYDAVKALHRDAGLIDAYDAAVLERRAGGKTKIVKKHETPTRAGGVLGGSVGLATGLVVALFPIAGLGGGLLAASTGGGALIGALAGHAAGGMSRHDLKELGEYLDAGQAGLVVVAVADMGTKVEHAMLQAEKVTTRDLKADPEEIEQDARLATA
- a CDS encoding glycosyltransferase family protein produces the protein MSEVVSVRAEGDTPVKESPESAGTPRTLPGLRLAASAIGVYLMLRALSLEVMYVLASYAHARAPGRQVYPDGSIGNQWRSFTSIMDALVSWDGRWYVKIAGGGLGGPVGAVDADGVPYELRLAFFPLYPWLARPLTFLPFVSPVAACLIVSFLSAVAAAWGLYAVGRHVGGHRVGVMLAAVWAIAPAAMTQNGAYTESLFTALAAWALYAVLTERWLLAGALAAVSGLSRPTAAALIGTVGLAALVAAISRRGGWRPYAAMLLAPAGLLAYFAFAAARLGGFSRYTDLHHNTFGARWDNGENTWGMVSDILFGVDDDNAAKPIRVLSLVMLAAFVVLLVLLVPRVPWQLTVFAAAMLVLATGTSTHISMIGRHLMPAFPVLLIPAMLLARAATRDRIIVLGLLALLSGWYAGWLPFISGQAI